The Peromyscus eremicus chromosome 8b, PerEre_H2_v1, whole genome shotgun sequence genome contains a region encoding:
- the LOC131918491 gene encoding splicing factor YJU2-like, whose protein sequence is MSERKVLNKYYPPDFDPSKIPKLKLPKDRQYVVRLMAPFNMRCKTCGEYIYKGKKFNARKETVQNEAYLGLPIFRFYIKCTRCLAEITFKTDPENTDYSMEHGATRNFQAEKLLEEEEKRVQKEREDEERNNPMKVLENRTKDSKLEMEVLENLQELKDLNQRQARVDFEAMLLQHRLSQEQRRQQQEEEDECKTAALLEEARQHHRLLEDSDSEDEAPPSRPRAAARPNPTAILDEALKAKRKAEAMGRRAQLAGLVVPKKVKVEVNGGSEQVQMPSAGAPESRKAASLAPQNPRASSLSQLGAYGDSEDSDS, encoded by the coding sequence atgtcagaACGCAAAGTTCTGAACAAATACTACCCACCTGACTTTGACCCATCAAAGATCCCGAAACTCAAGCTACCCAAGGACCGGCAGTATGTGGTTCGGCTGATGGCGCCCTTCAACATGAGGTGTAAAACATGTGGAGAATACATCTACAAGGGGAAAAAGTTCAATGCACGCAAGGAAACGGTCCAGAACGAGGCCTACCTGGGCCTGCCGATCTTCCGCTTCTACATTAAGTGCACGCGCTGCTTGGCCGAGATAACGTTCAAAACAGACCCGGAGAACACAGACTACTCCATGGAGCACGGTGCCACGCGCAACTTCCAGGCCGAGAagctcctggaggaggaggagaagcgtGTGCAGAAGGAGCGCGAGGATGAGGAGCGGAACAACCCCATGAAGGTCCTGGAGAACCGCACGAAGGACTCAAAGCTGGAGATGGAGGTGCTGGAAAACCTGCAGGAGCTGAAGGACCTGAACCAGCGGCAGGCGCGCGTGGACTTCGAGGCCATGCTCCTGCAGCACCGCCTGTCACAGGAGCAGCGGcgacagcagcaggaggaggaagacgaGTGCAAGACGgcggccttgctggaggaggctcGTCAGCACCACAGGCTTCTGGAGGATTCTGACTCAGAAGATGAAGCTCCGCCTTCCCGACCACGGGCCGCAGCAAGACCCAACCCCACAGCCATCCTGGATGAGGCGCTTAAGgccaagaggaaggcagaggcaatggGCCGCAGAGCACAGCTGGCCGGCTTGGTTGTGCCAAAGAAGGTAAAGGTGGAAGTCAACGGGGGCTCAGAGCAGGTCCAGATGCCTTCTGCAGGTGCCCCCGAGAGCAGGAAGGCAGCCAGCCTTGCACCCCAGAATCCCAGGGCCTCCTCCCTGAGCCAGCTGGGTGCATATGGAGACAGCGAGGACAGTGACAGCTGA